In the genome of uncultured Sphaerochaeta sp., the window CAACGGCATTTCATAGAGAACCAGGGAGGTAGCCAGTGAAAAGGATGAAGGATGTTTTTGCTGAACAACAGCGAATCATTATATTACAGCTGATGTACCAGGACTCTGATTATTCACTTAATGACCAGATTCTTCAGAAGGCCTTGGATCTTTTTGGGCATGCAATTTCCATTGACCGCATCGATGCACACCTGCGGTTCCTTGAGGACTGCGACCTGGTCGAAGTTGATGATCTCGGTCATGGGATGCTGGTGGCGAAGCTCACCCGGAAAGGTATGGATGTAGCTCAAGGTCGATCCAGGGTTGATGGCATCGATCGCCCTATCCCGATGGAGTAGGCAATGGGAAGAAAATCATCGATCGAGAGGTTGCCGGATGAGTTAAGGGCGCGGCTGCTGAAATTACTCAATGATCCAAATGTGACCCAACTGCAAATTGCTGAAATCATAAACGATGAGGCAGGAGAGCAGGTTGTTTCAAAGAGCGCCGTCAACAGATATGCCGTGAGGATGCGAGAGTTCCAGGAAAAGAATAGGCAAGCCCGTGAGGTTGCGGAAGTGTATGTCGCCCAGTATGGAAGCGATACACAAAACCAACTCGGAAAGCTGGTCAATGAGCAGGTCCGTATGTTGGTCTTTGAATTGTTGATGGCAATCGATGAGATAAAGAAAAGTGGAGATGATCCAGAGATGATCGAGTCTTTGGCATTCACTACCTCTAAAATTGCCAAAGCTATCAAGGACCTTGAGAGTTCCTCAACCATCAACATGGAACGCGAGGAGAAGATGCGGGCCGCGACCAAGAAGGCAGCCGAGGAAGTGGAGTCCACCGTGCGCAAGGCAGGCCTTACCGACGAGACGGTGGAACAGATAAAGGCCAGGATATTGGGGATCACAAAATAATGGACGAGACGGTATTCCTTCCATACCAGCAGAAATGGATGGCGGACACCTCCCAGGTGAAGGTTGGGGAGAAGAGCAGGCGGATCGGACTCACATGGGCCGAGGCCGCCGATTCTGTTCTTACGGCCGCAGCCGATGCCGGCGAGGATGTCTTCTACATCTCCTATAACATGGAGTTCACCAAGGAGTTCGTGCAGACCTGTGCGGGCTGGGCGAAGAGCTTTGGCCGTGCCGCGTCCGAGATGGAGGAGATTCTGATAAAGGACGAGGACAAGGATGTCACCGCCTACAGGATCGCCTTTCCCAGTGGCCACAAGATACTCGGCCTACCCTCCCGGCCCACCACTCTGCGCGGTCGCCAGGGTCGTGTCATCATCGATGAGGCGGCGTTCTGCGACAACCTTGGCGAGCTGCTCAAGGCGGCCCTTGCCCTATTGATGTGGGGCGGCGATGTGAGGATCATCAGCACCCACAACGGTGAGGACAATCCCTTCAACGAGATGGTCAAGGATATCCGGTCCGGCAAGGTTCCCTACAGCCTGCACAGGACCACGATCAACGACGCGCTGGAGCAGGGGCTGTACAAGCGCATCTGTCTGCGTACCGGCAAAACCTGGACGAAGGCAGCCGAGAAGAAATGGCTTGACGACCTGGTGAAGACCTACGGCGACGGGGCGAGCGAGGAGCTTTTCTGCATACCTTCCAAGAGTGGCAGCAAGTACCTTTCCCGCGCCTTGGTCGAGGCTTCCATGGACAAGACCATCCCTGTGTTGAAATGGGAGCAGAGCGATGATTTTACCTACCTGGCCGAAGAGGTGCGTCAGGCAGCCTGTATGCAGTGGATGGCCGAGGATTTGGCTCCGATCCTGGAGCAGGCTCCGGACCTTCCTTCCTTCGTGGGCGAGGACTTCGGACGAAGCGGCGACCTTTCGGTTGTGGCGATCCAGCAGGAGATCATGCCCGGATTCTTGAAGGCGCTCTGCTATGTCGAGATGCGCAACGTTCCGTTCGCCCAGCAGTACCAGGTGATCTGCTTTATTATCGACCATCTCAAGCGGTTCTACGGATCGTCGCTTGATGCAAGGGGCAACGGGCAGATGATCGCCGAGCTGCTTGCCCAGAAGTACGGCCCGGGCTATGTGAACCAGGTCATGATTAGCCGGCAGTTCTACATGGAATATTTTCCCAAGTACAAGGCGCGGTTCGAGGACCAGGGGGTCAAGATACCCTTCAGCCTGGATATCCTGGAGGACCACCGCCTGGTGGCTATCGAGAAGGGTGTCCCGCTGATCCCGGACGGCCGCACCAGCGAAGCTGCTGGAAGGAAGAAGCTGCGCCACGGCGACTCGGTCGTCGCGGGCCTTATGGTCGAGCATGCCTACAGCAGCACAGCGTCGGCTTACCAGCCGTTCGAATACGAGCCGTGCCCACCGGCCAGCAGTTTTTCCAAAGGAGTAGACGATGAGAATTGGTGATGTGTTCAGAAGGTTGTCGACAAACCGAGAGAAGCCGGCGGTAAAAAAACAAGAGATGGAGGGGGAGCTTGCCGCTCCCTCCCCGTTCAGTATCCGCCAGCCCTGGATCAGCGAGGAGGTGGCCACCACCCTGTCGCCGATCAAGCTAGCCTCCCTGGTGCGCGACATCAAGAGCGGCGAGGCAAACGCATACCTTACCCTTGCAGAGGAGATGGAGGAGCGCGACGGCCATTACCGTTCTGTGCTCGGCTCCCGCAAGAATGCCATCAGCAGCCTTGAATACCTGGTAGAATCCGGGGGAGATGACGATAAGGCCAAGGCGATCGCCGACGATGTGTACACCAACATCGTGCGCAAGCCGCAGTTCGGCCTGCTTGTTTCCGATCTGCTCGACGCCCTGGGCAAGGGCTACAGCGTTTGTGAGATCATCTGGAAATTGGATGCCTCCTGGTGGACGCCTGTCACCTACAAATGGCGTGATCCCCGGTGGTTCCGCTACGACCACGAGACAGGCGAGTACCTCATGCTCAAGGAAGGCTCCGAGCTGCTGCCATTGAAACCTTACAAGTAT includes:
- a CDS encoding DUF3486 family protein, with protein sequence MGRKSSIERLPDELRARLLKLLNDPNVTQLQIAEIINDEAGEQVVSKSAVNRYAVRMREFQEKNRQAREVAEVYVAQYGSDTQNQLGKLVNEQVRMLVFELLMAIDEIKKSGDDPEMIESLAFTTSKIAKAIKDLESSSTINMEREEKMRAATKKAAEEVESTVRKAGLTDETVEQIKARILGITK